Below is a window of Pseudomonas sp. B21-040 DNA.
CTGGGTGTGGAAATCGGCGACGCCGAGTTGGTGGGCATTCAGAAGAAAATCATTCTGCACGCACGCCGCCACAACAAGGCTGTGATCGTGGCGACCCAGATGATGGAGTCGATGATCCAGAACCCGATGCCGACTCGCGCCGAAGTGTCCGACGTGGCCAACGCCGTGCTCGACTACACCGACGCCGTGATGCTCTCGGCTGAAAGTGCTGCCGGTCTGTATCCGCTGGAAGCAGTGCAGGCGATGGCGCGCATCTGCGTCGGCGCTGAAAAGCACCCGACCAGCAAGACCTCCAGCCACCGTATCGGCAAGGTCTTCGAAAGCTGCGACCAGAGCATCGCGTTGGCGGCCATGTACACCGCCAACCACTTCCCGGGCGTGAAGGCGATCATCGCCCTGACCGAAAGTGGCTACACGCCGTTGATCATGTCGCGCATCCGTTCTTCGGTGCCGATCTACGCGTTCTCTCCGCACCGCGAAACCCAGGCCCGCGCGGCCATGTTCCGTGGCGTCTACACCGTACCGTTCGACCCGGCATCGCTGCCGCCTGAGCAAGTCAGCCAGGCCGCGATCGACGAGTTGCTCAAGCGCGGCGTTGTGGAGAAAGGCGACTGGGTCATCCTGACCAAGGGCGACAGCTACCACACCATCGGCGGCACCAATGGCATGAAAATCCTGCACGTTGGCGACCCGATGGTCTGAGTACCGGACCGCTGAAAAACAAAAGCCCCGCCATGTGAATGGCGGGGCTTTTTGCTTTCTGGTCCAACAGCTGTGGTGTTCTGGCTGGCCTCATCGCGAGCAAGCTCGGCTCCCACAGTGGTGGGTGGTGGTCACAGACTGGAGTTCGACTCAAAACCTGTGGGAGCCGAGCTTGCTCGCGATGAGGCCACTCCAGTCACCGCAGAGTTAGTGCCGTTTGATAAACCCGGTCAACGCCGCCAACGCTTCCGGTGAGCGCAACCGTTGGGTAAACAACGCGCCCTCCTCCTCGATCACCTTGCGAATCAACTCCCGGTCCGGCGCTTTCATCAATTGCTTGCTGATGCGCACCGCTTCCGGTGGCAGCGATTCGAACCGCAGCGCCATTTCCCGCGCCTTGGCCAATGTTTCTTCGCCACTGCCCAACGCCTCGGTGGCAATGCCCCACCCCGCCGCCTGCTCACCGCTGAAACCTTCTCCCAGCAACAACAACTGCGCCGCTTTGGCATGCCCGAGCAAACGCGGCAGGATCAGGCTGGAGCCGAACTCCGGGCATAAGCCGAGATTAACGAACGGCATGCGCAACCGCGCGTCCGTGCTGACATAAACCAGATCGCAATGCAGCAACATCGTCGTACCAATCCCCACCGCCGCGCCGGCCACGGCGGCGATCACCGGTTTACGGCATTCGAGCAGGTTGAGCATGAAATGAAACACCGGGCTGTCGAGGTTGCCCGGTGGTTGCTGGATGAAGTCGGCGATGTCGTTGCCGGCGGTGAAGCACTCGGCGCTGCCGGTGATCAGCACGGCGTTGATTTCGGGATCGGTATCAGCCTGCTTCAGCGCTTCGGCCAAGTGGCTATACATGGCGCGGGTCAGGGCGTTTTTCTTTTCGGGGCGATTCAGGCGCAGTGTCAGCACACCGCGTTCGCGTTCAATCTGGATGGTATCGGTCATGGTGGGACTCGCGTCTGATCAATCAGCGCTCAACCACGCGGCAGGAACACATCGGCCAGCAGTTGATTGCGCGGCAATCCCGCGAGGTAAAGGCGCCGGGAAAAGGCGTCGACACTGTCGGGGGCTCCGCAGACTAAGGCCAGGGTTTGTCGGGAGACAAGCCGCAGTTGCGCCAATGCCTGCGGCAACTCGGCCGGGGTCCAGAACTCGACCGTCAGGTTATCGCGACCGTCAGCCATGGCTTGCAGCGGTTTGGCCAGGTAATGCTCGTCGGCGTCATGGGCCAGGTGAATGAGGCGAATGGCGCCGTGATGATCCTGACGCAACGCTTCGCGCAAGACCCCGAACAACGGGCCAAGACCGGTGCCGGCGGCCAGCAGCCACAGCGGTCGGGTGTGCCAGTCAGGGTCGTAATGCAACGCCCCGCCGCGCAGTTCGCCGAGGCGCAGGGTGTCACCGATGCTCAACTGACGGGCCGCGTCGCTGAATTGCCCCGGCTGACGGCAATCGAGGTGAAACTCCAGAAAGCGGTCGTCTTGCGGCAGGCTCGCCAGTGAATAAGGACGCGCCACGTTGCCCGCCCACAGCACCAGATGTTGCCCGGCGTTGTAGCGCAGCGGCCGTTGCGGTGTCAGGCGCAGGCGCAACACGCTGGCGCTCAGCCAATCGATGGCGGCGACCTCGGCCGGGCGACCGTCCACTTGCGGGTCGAAGGCATGCACCTGCAAATCCTCGACCACCTGGCACTGGCACGCCAGACGCCAGCCTTGCTGACGCTGATCTGCGCTCAGGGCATCCGGGCGGTTGTCGCTCGGCAGGCCTTGTACACATTGCACCAGGCACGCATGGCAACTGCCGGCGCGGCAACTGTAGGGCACCGCTACGCCATTTTGATTCAGGGCATCGAGCAGGTTGCTGCCCGCTGCCACCGAAAAATGCCGCTCGCCGACCCGCAACTCAGGCATCGACGTTCTCCCAGGCCGCCGCGCAGCGATTGCGACCGTCACGCTTGGCGCGGTAAAGCGCCTGATCGGCTCGCTGCAAGGCGTCGTCGAGATCGTCGCCAACGGCCAGCAGGGTCATGCCCGCCGAAAGGCTCAGGCTGTTCACGTTGAGGCCGATCAGTTCGACATCGGTGAAGGCGATGCGCAGCCGCTCACAGCAGGCGGTCAGGCGTTCGGCATCGCAATCGGGCACCAGCACCACGAATTCCTCACCGCCATAACGCGCCAACACATCGCCGTCGCGCAGGCACGCCGTCGCCACGCCAGCGAAGGCTTGCAGGACCTGGTCGCCCGCCGCATGGCCGTGCACATCGTTGATACGTTTGAAGTGATCGAGGTCGATCAGCGCCAGGCCATGCATCACACCGGCGTCCATCACCTTCAGTTCGCGGGAGGCCAGGCGCAGGAAATGGCGGCGGTTGAACAGCCCGGTGAGTTCGTCGGTGGCCACCAGGTCTTCGAGCTGGCGCATCATCCCGCGCAGGGTGTCCTGATGCGCTTGCAGGGCGAAGCGCCGCTGACGCATGCGTTGGCGCGACGCCTGAACGTAATGGGCGTAGAGCACCAGCCAGATCAGCACAATCAGCAATACGCACACTTGCAACCCGGCCAGCGCCGGGTCGGGCAGCTGAAAGTGGTAGCCCTCCCACAGCGTGATCGCGCAGAAACTGAAAAACACCAGCAGCGCACACCGCACGAGCGCCCGACGCGACAGGTGGAACAGTCCGAACAGCAGGATCAGCACGTAGAACACCAGAAACGCGCCGCGTGCCTCATCCAGATTGGCGATCAGCCAGGTTTGCCATCCCAGCCCCATCAACACTTGCGCTTCGGTCAGGCTGGGGTCGGAAAAGCGCAGGTTGCAGCCGCTGTAGAACACCGCGAACAACGCCGCCTGGCTGATGACCACCAGCGCCGTGCCGACGGCCACGCTGGCCATGGGTTCGTCGTAGTGCCCGGTGAAAAACGCCAGCCACAGCAGCATCAAGGCCAAGGCATAAGTGCAGGCTGCTAGGGCAAAGCGTTTGAGTAAAAGCCGTTGAATTGCGTTATGGGTCAATCGTTGACTCACCATGCGAAGGAATGCTGATCGAGTGTCCTACTCTACAGGCCGAGTGCCACTTTAGTGGCGAGCCAGACAAATAACCATACTATTTTCGGGGCAAAAAACTGGCGTCAAAAGCATGTCCCTCATTCACCCATCCCCATACCCTGTAACAGCTGGCGAAGCCTGCGTCCGGCGGCGAAGCCGTCGTGAATCCATGCACCCCGGTGTGTCAGGCAAATCACCGATTCAGGTTTTACGACGGCTTCGCCGCCGGACGCAGGCTTCGCCAGCGGCTACAAGGGTCGTGAAGTTATGCGACCAACGATTGACTGTCGGCGGGTGTGCCCGGAACCGAGGCGCGGTATACTGCCGCGCCTTTTTAGCGTCGCGCCAGCAGCCCCGGCGTGCCTTGAAAGGTGCTTGCAACCGACCGATGCACCCAAGCTGCAAGCACCTTATTGAATGTTCCCGTCTTTTAGAGGAGCGCGACTCATGACCGTGATCAAGCAAGACGACCTGATTCAGAGCGTTGCTGACGCCCTGCAATTCATTTCTTACTACCACCCCGTTGACTTCATCCAGGCGATGCACGAGGCCTACCTGCGCGAAGAATCGCCAGCGGCCCGCGATTCGATCGCGCAAATCCTGATCAACTCGCGCATGTGTGCCACCGGCCACCGCCCGATCTGCCAGGACACCGGCATCGTCACCGTGTTTGTCCGCGTGGGCATGGACGTGCGTTGGGATGGCGCCACCATGGGCCTGGACGACATGATCAACGAAGGCGTGCGCCGGGCTTACAACCTGCCGGAAAACGTCCTGCGTGCCTCGATCCTCGCCGACCCGGCGGGCGCTCGTAAAAACACCAAGGACAACACCCCGGCCGTGATCCACTACTCCATCGTCCCGGGCAACACCGTGGAAGTGGACGTGGCGGCCAAGGGCGGCGGTTCCGAGAACAAGTCGAAAATGGCCATGCTCAACCCGTCCGACTCGATCGTCGACTGGGTGCTGAAGACCGTTCCGACCATGGGCGCCGGCTGGTGCCCACCGGGCATGCTCGGCATCGGCATCGGCGGCACCGCCGAGAAAGCTGCGGTCATGGCCAAGGAAGTGTTGATGGAGTCCATCGACATCCACGAGCTCAAGGCTCGCGGCCCGCAGAACCGCATTGAAGAAATGCGCCTGGAGCTGTTCGAGAAGGTCAACCAACTGGGCATCGGCGCCCAAGGCCTGGGTGGCCTGACCACCGTGCTCGATGTGAAGATCATGGATTACCCGACCCACGCCGCTTCGTTGCCGGTGTGCATGATCCCGAACTGCGCCGCCACCCGTCACGCCCACTTCGTGCTCGACGGTTCCGGCCCGGCCTCGCTGGAAGCGCCACCGCTGGACGCCTACCCGGAAATCGTCTGGGAAGCCGGCCCGTCGGCCCGTCGCGTCAACCTCGACACCCTGACCCCGGAAGAAGTGCAGAGCTGGAAGCCGGGCGAGACCGTCCTGCTCAACGGCAAGATGCTCACCGGTCGCGACGCGGCGCACAAGCGCATGGTCGAGATGCTGAACAAGGGTGAAACCTTGCCGGTGGACCTCAAGGGTCGCTTCATCTATTACGTCGGCCCGGTTGATCCGGTGCGCGAAGAAGTGGTTGGCCCTGCCGGTCCGACCACCGCAACGCGGATGGACAAGTTCACCCGTCAGATCCTCGAGCAAACCGGCCTGTTGGGCATGATCGGCAAATCCGAGCGCGGCCCTACCGCGATCGAAGCGATCAAGGACCACAAGGCTGTTTACCTGATGGCAGTCGGCGGCGCGGCTTACCTGGTGGCGCAAGCCATCAAGAAATCCCGCGTCGTGGCGTTCGCCGAACTGGGGATGGAAGCCATCTACGAGTTCGACGTGAAAGACATGCCAGTGACTGTTGCAGTCGACAGCAAGGGCGAGTCGGTTCACATCACCGGTCCTGCGATCTGGCAGAAGAAGATCAGTGAAAGTCTGGCGGTAGAAGTGCAGTAAGCGCTTCATCTGGCCAAACAGCGGCCGGGTTGCCTGAAAAGGCGACCCGGCCGTTTTTTTGCCTGCAAATAATGCCAATGGCATTAAAACCGTATTTCTTACAGCAATTCGATCTGGAAAAACCCTCTCTACCTGTCAGATCTGACAGGTTACGCAGCGCGCCCATCTTGTTAGCGTCTGATCTATCCAGCGACTGCGTCGCCACGGGCGAGCGCCACGCCAAAACAGGATCAGCCCCATGCAAGATCAAGCGTCCCTGAGTATCACTGAACCCTCGATTGCAAAGAGTGCTTCGATCGCCACCATCGGCAAAAGCTGGGGCAAGGTGGGGCCGACCGGGGCCGCCTCTTTTGTATTACCCATGCCCGTTTCGCCCGGCCGCGGCTGGGACCCCGTGCTCGCGCTGAGCTACAGCAGCCAGTCCGGGAACGGCGCATTCGGTGTCGGCTGGCATTTGGACTCTGCGGCTATCACCCGCCAAACCAACAAGGGCGTGCCCCGGTATCTCGACGATGACGTGTTCCTCAACACCGCCGGCGAAAAACTGATGCCCGAGCGCGATGACGAGGGCAACCTCCAGTCCAGAGTCGAAAGCGAATACCGTGGCCAGCTCATTGGCGAACATACGGTGGTGCGGTATCGGCCACGGGTGGAACAGACGTTCGAGCTCATCGAGTTCTGGTGCTCCGATGCCACACCCGAAGGCTTCTGGCTGGTGCATGCGCCGGACGGCAGCCTGCACCTTTTCGGCAAAGACCACAGTGCGCGCATTGCCGCCGTGCAAACGCCACTGCGGGTATCGGCGTGGCTGTTGCAGGAAAGCATGAACGCCCACGGCGAGCATATCCGCTACGTGTACCGGTCAGAGGAACCAACCGAGCTTCCTGACCCACGTGATTACCGGGCGCAGCGGTATTTGCATCAAGTGTTCTATGGCAACTTCCCCGCGTGTGCGGATTTGTACGGCTGGGAGCTGGCCCAGACACCGACACCGTCGTGGCTCTTTCACGTGGTGTTCGACTACGGCGAGCGCACGCTGGAACTGACAGAAAAACCTGTTTATGACGGCCCGACGCTCAAGCCATGGGTGATCCGCCATGACCCCTTTTCCTCGTATGGCCAGGGCTTTGAAGTCGGCACTCGCCGCCTCTGCCGGCAAGTGCTGATGTTTCACAACTTTGCGGAACTGGGTAACAAACCGGCACTGGTCCGCCGTGTGTTGCTGGAGTACTCGGGCAACACTGAACCCTGGTCCTTCAGCCAAATCACCGCGGCGCATTATCAGGCGTACGACGCCAGCGGTGCCGTGGAAAGCATGCCGCCGATAGAGTTCGAGTATTCGGGTGCTGAACTCAATACTCAGCCGGCGGCGTTTTTCCCGTTCGACAACATGCCGGGCATCGAGGACGGCCAGCACTATCAATGCGTCGACCTGTTCGGTGAGGGTTTGCCGGGTTTCCTGTGTCGCTACGACCAATGCTGGTACTACCGCGAACCGTTGCGTGACCGCACTGGCGGTGATCGCATCACCTATGGCCCGTGGACAGCGCTCAACGAAATCCCGGTCGCCGACCGCAGCAAGCAAACGCATCAAGCGCTGATGGACCTGACCGGAGACGGTCGTCCGGACTGGATCATTGCCCAACCCGGCGCTCAGGGTTTCCATACCTTGAACGCGGATCGGAGCTGGTCAGGATTCATTCCGTTCAAGGCGTTCCCGGTGGAGTTTTTCAAGGTCCTGTCGCAGTTGGGCGACTTGCAGGGCGATGGCCTCAGCTCGCTCACACTGATCGGCCCCAACGCCGTGCGTCTGTACGCCAATCGGCGCGAAGAAGGGTTTGCCAAGGGCGAGGACGTCGCACACACACCGGATGATGACCGTCTGCCTTTGATCAGTAGCTCACGCAGCGAACTGGTGTTTCTGGGTAACCTGCTGGGCAGCGACACCCCCTCGTTGTGCCGCATTCGCCACGACGAAATCAAATGCTGGCCGAACCTTGGGAACGGAATATTCGGCACGGGATTTGTCATCGAAGGCCCGATGTTCGATTACGCCACCTTCGACGCAGCACGTGTGCGCATCGCCGACTTGAACGGTTCGGGTGCCCCTGCACTGATCTATCTGAATTCCGACGGGTTCGATATTTATCTCAACCTGGGCGGCAATGGTTTTGCACTGACACCTACTCGGGTTTCCTGGCCCGAAGGTGTGCGTTACGACAACCTGTGTCAGGTGACGTTCGCCGACCTGCAAGGCCTGGGCTGCGCCAGCCTGATCCTGACCGTTACACATATGAAACCTGAGCACTGGCGCTATGACTTCGTCAGCACCAAGCCGTACCTGATGATCGCCAGCAATAACAACATGGGGTGCAGCACAGAGGTGGCTTATCGCAGTTCGGCGCAAGAATGGCTGGACGAAAAAACCAGTACCCACTTCACATGCCATCTGCCCTTCCCTATCCAGGTGGTGAGCCAGCAGAGCCAGCTCGATGAAATTACCGGCAATCGCCTGAACCAGTTTTTTCGTTATTTCCAGGCTTACTACGACGGCCAGGATCGGGAATTCCGTGGCTTCGGGCTGCTGCACCAGACCGATACCGAATCCGGTCCGGATGAAGACGAAAGCTTTACCGCTGCGGCATTGGTCTGCACCTGGTTTCATACTGGTCAACAGATCGACATGCCTGGCGAGGGTTACTTCAATCGTGATGATGAGGCACACCCGTTGGGCGAAACGCTGTTTTGTCGTTATCACCCGGACGACGAGTGCGAAGAACTCATCAGCCCTGCCGATGAAGCCACCGCCCACGAAATCGCCCGTGCGCTCGCGGGCAATATGCTGCGAACGGAAACCTACGCGGCGAATGACCCGGACACCCCGTTCCTGGTTGAACAGTCCCGCTACATCGTGCGCGAAGTACGTGAGCGCGGTAAGCACCAGCCTGACGCGGTGTTGATGGTGTCGTCGCTGGAAACCATCAGCTACCACTATGAGCGCTTCGTCGATGACCCGCTGTGCCGACATGTCCTGAACCTGGGTCGGGATGCGTTCGGGCTGACGACTCACAGCATCACGGTCAGTTATGCCCGGCGCCTGACTGAGCTTGATGAGCCACCCTTTACCGATGTCGATGAACGCAAATGGTGGAGCGACGCCCATGACCCGGCTCAACAGTCCTACTACCTGGCCGAAACCCGCGCCAGGTTTATTCACCTGGTCGACCTGCAAGGTTGGAGACTCGGCCTGCCCTATCAGCAACGCGGCAATGCGCTGGTCTTGCCCAAGGGCGCTGCACCTGCGGGACTGACCCCCGAAGCCATTGGCTATGAATCATTTATCGAGCACTACGCCTCAACTGAATGGGCGACCGGGCGGGAGCTGACCGCGCAAACAGTGCAACGCTACCTCAGCACCCGGGACCAAACGGTGATGCCGGACGGCACCGCCGAGTTCGAGGCCTTGGCAGGCCCGCTGGAAATGGCGCAATTGAACAAGACGGCGCTGGATGTCTACGGCGACGTGAGCCCTCCCATCGACATTCGGGCCGAGCTGACGAAGATCGGTTATTTGGCCATGCCACTGATTCTTGGAACGGACAAAGAGGCCGATGAGGAAGAAGACAAACTGAAAAATCTCTGGTCGAGCCAATACAATTTTGCCCGGTATACAGACCTCGATCTCTTCTACAGGGTGATTCAATACAACGACACTCCGAGCCAT
It encodes the following:
- a CDS encoding enoyl-CoA hydratase-related protein; this translates as MTDTIQIERERGVLTLRLNRPEKKNALTRAMYSHLAEALKQADTDPEINAVLITGSAECFTAGNDIADFIQQPPGNLDSPVFHFMLNLLECRKPVIAAVAGAAVGIGTTMLLHCDLVYVSTDARLRMPFVNLGLCPEFGSSLILPRLLGHAKAAQLLLLGEGFSGEQAAGWGIATEALGSGEETLAKAREMALRFESLPPEAVRISKQLMKAPDRELIRKVIEEEGALFTQRLRSPEALAALTGFIKRH
- a CDS encoding iron-sulfur-binding ferredoxin reductase; translation: MPELRVGERHFSVAAGSNLLDALNQNGVAVPYSCRAGSCHACLVQCVQGLPSDNRPDALSADQRQQGWRLACQCQVVEDLQVHAFDPQVDGRPAEVAAIDWLSASVLRLRLTPQRPLRYNAGQHLVLWAGNVARPYSLASLPQDDRFLEFHLDCRQPGQFSDAARQLSIGDTLRLGELRGGALHYDPDWHTRPLWLLAAGTGLGPLFGVLREALRQDHHGAIRLIHLAHDADEHYLAKPLQAMADGRDNLTVEFWTPAELPQALAQLRLVSRQTLALVCGAPDSVDAFSRRLYLAGLPRNQLLADVFLPRG
- a CDS encoding GGDEF domain-containing protein, encoding MTHNAIQRLLLKRFALAACTYALALMLLWLAFFTGHYDEPMASVAVGTALVVISQAALFAVFYSGCNLRFSDPSLTEAQVLMGLGWQTWLIANLDEARGAFLVFYVLILLFGLFHLSRRALVRCALLVFFSFCAITLWEGYHFQLPDPALAGLQVCVLLIVLIWLVLYAHYVQASRQRMRQRRFALQAHQDTLRGMMRQLEDLVATDELTGLFNRRHFLRLASRELKVMDAGVMHGLALIDLDHFKRINDVHGHAAGDQVLQAFAGVATACLRDGDVLARYGGEEFVVLVPDCDAERLTACCERLRIAFTDVELIGLNVNSLSLSAGMTLLAVGDDLDDALQRADQALYRAKRDGRNRCAAAWENVDA
- a CDS encoding fumarate hydratase — protein: MTVIKQDDLIQSVADALQFISYYHPVDFIQAMHEAYLREESPAARDSIAQILINSRMCATGHRPICQDTGIVTVFVRVGMDVRWDGATMGLDDMINEGVRRAYNLPENVLRASILADPAGARKNTKDNTPAVIHYSIVPGNTVEVDVAAKGGGSENKSKMAMLNPSDSIVDWVLKTVPTMGAGWCPPGMLGIGIGGTAEKAAVMAKEVLMESIDIHELKARGPQNRIEEMRLELFEKVNQLGIGAQGLGGLTTVLDVKIMDYPTHAASLPVCMIPNCAATRHAHFVLDGSGPASLEAPPLDAYPEIVWEAGPSARRVNLDTLTPEEVQSWKPGETVLLNGKMLTGRDAAHKRMVEMLNKGETLPVDLKGRFIYYVGPVDPVREEVVGPAGPTTATRMDKFTRQILEQTGLLGMIGKSERGPTAIEAIKDHKAVYLMAVGGAAYLVAQAIKKSRVVAFAELGMEAIYEFDVKDMPVTVAVDSKGESVHITGPAIWQKKISESLAVEVQ
- a CDS encoding SpvB/TcaC N-terminal domain-containing protein yields the protein MQDQASLSITEPSIAKSASIATIGKSWGKVGPTGAASFVLPMPVSPGRGWDPVLALSYSSQSGNGAFGVGWHLDSAAITRQTNKGVPRYLDDDVFLNTAGEKLMPERDDEGNLQSRVESEYRGQLIGEHTVVRYRPRVEQTFELIEFWCSDATPEGFWLVHAPDGSLHLFGKDHSARIAAVQTPLRVSAWLLQESMNAHGEHIRYVYRSEEPTELPDPRDYRAQRYLHQVFYGNFPACADLYGWELAQTPTPSWLFHVVFDYGERTLELTEKPVYDGPTLKPWVIRHDPFSSYGQGFEVGTRRLCRQVLMFHNFAELGNKPALVRRVLLEYSGNTEPWSFSQITAAHYQAYDASGAVESMPPIEFEYSGAELNTQPAAFFPFDNMPGIEDGQHYQCVDLFGEGLPGFLCRYDQCWYYREPLRDRTGGDRITYGPWTALNEIPVADRSKQTHQALMDLTGDGRPDWIIAQPGAQGFHTLNADRSWSGFIPFKAFPVEFFKVLSQLGDLQGDGLSSLTLIGPNAVRLYANRREEGFAKGEDVAHTPDDDRLPLISSSRSELVFLGNLLGSDTPSLCRIRHDEIKCWPNLGNGIFGTGFVIEGPMFDYATFDAARVRIADLNGSGAPALIYLNSDGFDIYLNLGGNGFALTPTRVSWPEGVRYDNLCQVTFADLQGLGCASLILTVTHMKPEHWRYDFVSTKPYLMIASNNNMGCSTEVAYRSSAQEWLDEKTSTHFTCHLPFPIQVVSQQSQLDEITGNRLNQFFRYFQAYYDGQDREFRGFGLLHQTDTESGPDEDESFTAAALVCTWFHTGQQIDMPGEGYFNRDDEAHPLGETLFCRYHPDDECEELISPADEATAHEIARALAGNMLRTETYAANDPDTPFLVEQSRYIVREVRERGKHQPDAVLMVSSLETISYHYERFVDDPLCRHVLNLGRDAFGLTTHSITVSYARRLTELDEPPFTDVDERKWWSDAHDPAQQSYYLAETRARFIHLVDLQGWRLGLPYQQRGNALVLPKGAAPAGLTPEAIGYESFIEHYASTEWATGRELTAQTVQRYLSTRDQTVMPDGTAEFEALAGPLEMAQLNKTALDVYGDVSPPIDIRAELTKIGYLAMPLILGTDKEADEEEDKLKNLWSSQYNFARYTDLDLFYRVIQYNDTPSHGVTKATYDDYGFATLNVELPDGCTTRVEYDYHSLQPLRLIDANENVEEAIYDPSGPHTLTYYGTENAVPAGFLPIADYTRPADSSPATAIELPKEALQNAASTLRKDLFSWMGKLPDSVRQTPDWLTDWMTQGYVLPDLHIRANARLRLARRTSRTLSEQALWDLLQTIVRVPVHTVVLTADRDYYDPQEQQIHINLAIVDGFGQALQTQQRVEPGEAYVVENGELVIENGQPKVAHAERRWRISERVEYNNKGLAVRTYRPYFANAYGYIHDHSFRDFGHHDKSYYDVLGRLIKIINAKADVALEIIHPWYTTKLDFNDTYVAPDSKGSKAGK